In Eupeodes corollae chromosome 3, idEupCoro1.1, whole genome shotgun sequence, a single genomic region encodes these proteins:
- the LOC129951886 gene encoding glycine N-acyltransferase-like protein 2 isoform X1, giving the protein MDLIEEGRNFRLVQVSELPEILKFLHRHLPESLKLHQTIKTYINNPIWDFHFYVSKEWPEKPVLIQFPGCTLSPDNNICQSFSIFCPHSHLECVDLVASEDILINWKKPMYLHFTQTTIVNRLNDFYKNVGTMEEVLFDILILNDLNVNLQIEKFSNEEAEIRPLKVEDVKLIHEHYPAKQIESVELFEVLVQKLPAIGIFNKRSNELASWMLCSYYGAMFSMQTLPKYRRKGYGIQIAKALTKRVIECDLVPYVAVLPHNAASQNLYRKLGFKNAYQMSRVKMTPHP; this is encoded by the exons ATGGATTTGATTGAAGAAGGAAGGAATTTTCGTTTGGTTCAAGTATCTGAATTACCGgagattttaaagtttttgcatAGACATCTGCCAGAATCACTCAAG cTTCATCAAACAATTAAAACGTATATTAACAATCCAATTTGGGATTTTCACTTCTATGTTTCCAAAGAATGGCCCGAAAAACCAGTTCTTATTCAGTTTCCAGGATGTACACTTTCG CCTGACAATAATATTTGCcaaagtttttcaatattttgcccACATAGTCATTTGGAATGTGTAGATCTTGTGGCAAGTGAGGACATCTTAATAAACTGGAAAAAGCCAATGTACCTACATTTTACACAAACGACCATTGTTAATCGGCTtaatgatttttacaaaaatgtcggTACAATGGAGGAAGTACTATTTgatattcttattttaaatgatttaaatgttaatttgcaaattgaaaa atTCTCAAACGAAGAAGCTGAAATACGTCCGTTAAAAGTGGAAGATGTTAAACTTATCCATGAACATTATCCTGCAAAGCAAATAGAAAGTGTTGAGCTATTTGAAGTattagtacaaaaactaccagcAATAggaattttcaataagagatcAAATGAACTGGCTTCTTGGATGCTTTGTTCATATTACGGAGCTATGTTTTCAATGCAAACACTTCCAAAGTATCGACGCAAAGG atatgGTATTCAAATCGCGAAAGCTCTCACCAAACGTGTTATCGAATGTGACCTAGTGCCTTATGTTGCTGTTCTTCCACATAATGCTGCCTCTCAAAATCTTTACCGAAAACTTGGATTTAAAAATGCATATCAAATGAGTCGAGTTAAAATGACGCCACATCCATAA
- the LOC129950868 gene encoding peroxiredoxin-6-like, with amino-acid sequence MRLGATVPNFKVDSTKGPIQFYDWLGESWCVFFSHPADFTPVCTTELGRMAVHQHEFAKRNTKLLAHSVDQLASHVDWVNDIKSYCLDIPGDFPYPIIADPNRDLAVSFGLLDEEQKKDPEIGKTIRALFIISPDKKLRLSMFYPMSTGRNVDEILRCIDSLQLTDRLKVVATPANWTPGTKVMILPTVTDEDANKLFPKGFDKVSMPSGVNYVRTTENY; translated from the exons atgcgtCTAGGAGCAACGGTACCAAATTTTAAGGTCGATTCTACAAAGGGGCCAATTCAATTCTACGATTGGTTGGGTGAATC ATGGTGTGTCTTCTTCTCTCACCCTGCTGACTTTACTCCCGTGTGCACAACAGAACTTGGTCGCATGGCTGTCCATCAGCATGAGTTTGCCAAGCGTAATACCAAGCTTCTAGCTCATTCCGTGGATCAGTTGGCTTCCCATGTTGACTGGGTCAATGACATTAAATCGTACTGCTTGGACATTCCCGGGGACTTCCCATACCCAATCATTGCCGATCCAAACCGTGACTTGGCCGTTTCATTTGGTCTGCTCGATGAAGAACAAAAGAAAGATCCTGAAATTGGAAAGACCATTCGTGCCCTGTTCATCATTAGTCCCGACAAGAAATTGCGTTTGTCGATGTTTTACCCAATGTCAACTGGTCGTAATGTAGA tGAAATTCTTCGATGCATTGACTCATTACAATTGACAGACAGATTAAAGGTTGTTGCAACACCCGCTAATTGGACT ccTGGAACAAAGGTTATGATTCTACCAACAGTTACCGATGAAGACGCTAACAAACTTTTCCCAAAGGGGTTCGATAAGGTGTCTATGCCCTCTGGTGTCAATTATGTACGCACCACAGAAAACTACTGA
- the LOC129952442 gene encoding glycine N-acyltransferase-like protein 2 isoform X2, with protein MELIQKGKNFRLVLQSELPDILRFLDRYLPESLKLHQTIKLCINNPIWGFLFYVSKEWPEKPVIIQFPGCTLSPDKNIYQSFSIFCPLSNLKYVDLVTNEDILINWKKPMYLHFTHTTIVSRLNDFYRTFGTMEELVCDILILNDLNVNLEIEDFPNDEAEIRLLKVEDVKLIHEHYPAKQIESVELFEVLVQKLPALGIFNKSSNELASWMLCSYYGAMFSMQTLPKYRRKGYGIQVAKALTKRVIECDLVPYVAVLPHNAASQNLYRKLGFENAYQMSRVKMTPHPFLK; from the exons ATGGAATTGATTCAGAAAGGAAAGAACTTTCGCTTGGTTCTACAATCTGAATTACCGgacattttaaggtttttggaTAGATATCTTCCGGAATCACTTAAG CTTCATCAAACTATTAAACTCTGTATAAACAATCCAATTTGGGGTTTTctgttttatgtttcaaaagaaTGGCCTGAAAAACCAGTTATTATTCAGTTCCCAGGATGTACACTTTCG cctgacaaaaatatttaccaaagtttttcaatattttgcccACTTAGTAATTTGAAATATGTAGATCTTGTGACAAATGAGGACATCCTAATAAACTGGAAAAAGCCAATGTACCTTCATTTTACACACACGACTATTGTTAGTCGGCTTAATGATTTTTACAGGACATTCGGTACTATGGAGGAGCTTGTATGCgatattcttattttaaatgatttaaatgttaatttggAAATTGAAGA ttttccAAATGATGAAGCCGAAATACGTCTGCTTAAAGTGGAAGATGTTAAACTTATCCATGAACATTATCCTGCAAAGCAAATAGAAAGTGTTGAGCTATTTGAAGTattagtacaaaaactaccagcACTAGGAATTTTCAATAAGAGTTCAAATGAGCTGGCTTCTTGGATGCTTTGTTCATATTACGGAGCTATGTTTTCAATGCAAACACTTCCAAAGTATCGACGCAAAGG atatGGTATTCAAGTCGCGAAAGCTCTCACCAAACGTGTTATCGAATGTGACTTAGTGCCTTATGTTGCTGTTCTTCCCCATAATGCTGCCTCTCAAAATCTTTACCGAAAACTTGGATTTGAAAATGCATATCAAATGAGTCGAGTTAAAATGACACCACATCCATTTCTCAAGTAA
- the LOC129952442 gene encoding glycine N-acyltransferase-like protein 2 isoform X1 — MKMELIQKGKNFRLVLQSELPDILRFLDRYLPESLKLHQTIKLCINNPIWGFLFYVSKEWPEKPVIIQFPGCTLSPDKNIYQSFSIFCPLSNLKYVDLVTNEDILINWKKPMYLHFTHTTIVSRLNDFYRTFGTMEELVCDILILNDLNVNLEIEDFPNDEAEIRLLKVEDVKLIHEHYPAKQIESVELFEVLVQKLPALGIFNKSSNELASWMLCSYYGAMFSMQTLPKYRRKGYGIQVAKALTKRVIECDLVPYVAVLPHNAASQNLYRKLGFENAYQMSRVKMTPHPFLK, encoded by the exons ATGA aAATGGAATTGATTCAGAAAGGAAAGAACTTTCGCTTGGTTCTACAATCTGAATTACCGgacattttaaggtttttggaTAGATATCTTCCGGAATCACTTAAG CTTCATCAAACTATTAAACTCTGTATAAACAATCCAATTTGGGGTTTTctgttttatgtttcaaaagaaTGGCCTGAAAAACCAGTTATTATTCAGTTCCCAGGATGTACACTTTCG cctgacaaaaatatttaccaaagtttttcaatattttgcccACTTAGTAATTTGAAATATGTAGATCTTGTGACAAATGAGGACATCCTAATAAACTGGAAAAAGCCAATGTACCTTCATTTTACACACACGACTATTGTTAGTCGGCTTAATGATTTTTACAGGACATTCGGTACTATGGAGGAGCTTGTATGCgatattcttattttaaatgatttaaatgttaatttggAAATTGAAGA ttttccAAATGATGAAGCCGAAATACGTCTGCTTAAAGTGGAAGATGTTAAACTTATCCATGAACATTATCCTGCAAAGCAAATAGAAAGTGTTGAGCTATTTGAAGTattagtacaaaaactaccagcACTAGGAATTTTCAATAAGAGTTCAAATGAGCTGGCTTCTTGGATGCTTTGTTCATATTACGGAGCTATGTTTTCAATGCAAACACTTCCAAAGTATCGACGCAAAGG atatGGTATTCAAGTCGCGAAAGCTCTCACCAAACGTGTTATCGAATGTGACTTAGTGCCTTATGTTGCTGTTCTTCCCCATAATGCTGCCTCTCAAAATCTTTACCGAAAACTTGGATTTGAAAATGCATATCAAATGAGTCGAGTTAAAATGACACCACATCCATTTCTCAAGTAA
- the LOC129951886 gene encoding uncharacterized protein LOC129951886 isoform X2 — protein sequence MDLIEEGRNFRLVQVSELPEILKFLHRHLPESLKPDNNICQSFSIFCPHSHLECVDLVASEDILINWKKPMYLHFTQTTIVNRLNDFYKNVGTMEEVLFDILILNDLNVNLQIEKFSNEEAEIRPLKVEDVKLIHEHYPAKQIESVELFEVLVQKLPAIGIFNKRSNELASWMLCSYYGAMFSMQTLPKYRRKGYGIQIAKALTKRVIECDLVPYVAVLPHNAASQNLYRKLGFKNAYQMSRVKMTPHP from the exons ATGGATTTGATTGAAGAAGGAAGGAATTTTCGTTTGGTTCAAGTATCTGAATTACCGgagattttaaagtttttgcatAGACATCTGCCAGAATCACTCAAG CCTGACAATAATATTTGCcaaagtttttcaatattttgcccACATAGTCATTTGGAATGTGTAGATCTTGTGGCAAGTGAGGACATCTTAATAAACTGGAAAAAGCCAATGTACCTACATTTTACACAAACGACCATTGTTAATCGGCTtaatgatttttacaaaaatgtcggTACAATGGAGGAAGTACTATTTgatattcttattttaaatgatttaaatgttaatttgcaaattgaaaa atTCTCAAACGAAGAAGCTGAAATACGTCCGTTAAAAGTGGAAGATGTTAAACTTATCCATGAACATTATCCTGCAAAGCAAATAGAAAGTGTTGAGCTATTTGAAGTattagtacaaaaactaccagcAATAggaattttcaataagagatcAAATGAACTGGCTTCTTGGATGCTTTGTTCATATTACGGAGCTATGTTTTCAATGCAAACACTTCCAAAGTATCGACGCAAAGG atatgGTATTCAAATCGCGAAAGCTCTCACCAAACGTGTTATCGAATGTGACCTAGTGCCTTATGTTGCTGTTCTTCCACATAATGCTGCCTCTCAAAATCTTTACCGAAAACTTGGATTTAAAAATGCATATCAAATGAGTCGAGTTAAAATGACGCCACATCCATAA